The DNA window accaGATGTGGCGCAGggtggaggtggcagcagcctccccccagcccagagccccccaTGGCGCAGCGCCCTCCCCATGCCCACCCCTTGCTCCCGGACAGCGCAGCGCATCCCCCACAAGCTACCTCTGTCCCAGTACCAAAAAGCGCTGGTGCCAGCGGGAGCGGTGCGAGGAGCACCCCCAGGAGCACCCCCAGCCGTGCCGGAGGGGGCGGCGAGGCCGCACGGGGGCTGCACTGCCTGGGCCGTGACAGTGCCGCTCCGCAAAGCCCTGGCGCGCCCGCCCTGTGTCCGCAGAGTGGTTCACCTGCCCCTTGTGCAAAGCCctactgtgtttatttttgttgatctTTTTGGTTTGAAGAGTTGTTTAGCAATAAttctaaataaatgaatattctttagctgctggctgcctcctgCGCCCGGGCAGGGAGGACGTGGCCAGGCGGCGAGCCCCCGGCGTGCCCCGCCGCAAGCCATGCCACCACCACGCGCGCCCTGGGCCGGTGACATGTTTAATAGCTGTTTGGCACCATGAGGTCAGAGGTTACAGAAATTACAGTACGGTGAagggcagcccccccccacccccttcctaCAAACCCCTGCTagaaaggctttaaaaacaCTCGTAGGAAAACTGCttataaaaattattcaaatgtTCCTGAGCCGTGTCAGTGAGCTAGAGGCGGCGCTGGCTCGCTATCCTGTTAAAAATGAGGTAAAGGCTGGGCAGCACACGCGGACCCCCGCCCGGGGGAGCCTCTTCTACTTcttgcccagggccttgtccaagTTGTTCTTGATGGCGTCCAGGAAGTCGGTGGTGTTCACAAAGTGCTCGTTCAGCTTCACGCTGGGAGAGAAGGgtgcagggaagggctgggggggtcccgCGGGGCGAGGGCCCTGCCCGTCCCTGCCCACACAGCGAGCAGCGCCAGCTGGCCACGCTTGGGAAGCAGAGCCCCCACAGCGGGACGtggctccctgcccagccacagCCACCGCCCGACCAGGGCGAGCCGTAAATAGATGCCCACTGTCCCCAGAGGCCGTCCAGCCCCCAGTGCCCGTCCTGTAGCCGCCCCAGAGGGCGAGCTTGCCTTCGTGGCACACGCTCCCTGTACACCCCTCCGCCCCGTAAGCCACACTTACTTGGCAAGCCCGTGAATGCAGCCGGCCAGATCCTTCGTCATCGTCCCGCTCTCCACGGTCTCAACGCAGACCTTCTCCAGCGTCTGAGCAAAcctggggggcagcggggtcACCGGCAGCCACGGCACAGCATGGGTCCCCGCGTCCCACAGTGTCTGGCACCAGCCGGGCTCAGGTAGGACGGGACCACCCTTTGAGCACCCCCAAAcaaccccaccccaccccgctCACTTCATCAGCTCTGGATTACTGTCCAACTTGCCCCTGTGCTCCAGCCCACGCGTCCAGGCGAAGATGCTGGCGATGGGGTTGGTGCTGGTGGGTCGTCCCTGCACGCAGAGAGCCCCTGTCAGCGGCCGGGCTGGGACAGCTCGCCCCGGGACTGTGGGGGCCGCACACCCACCTTCTGGTGCTCCCGGTAGTGGCGCGTGACGGTGCCGTGGGCCGCCTCTGCCTCGATGGTCTTCCCGTCCGGACACACCAGGACGGAGGTCATCAGTCCCAGGGAGCCGAAGCCTGCGGTGGGACGGGGTCAGGGCGGCCCCGGGCAGGTGGCAGTGcccccacagccaccccctCCCAccgcccccccagcagccctggcgCTACCTTGGGCCAGGATATCTGACTGGACGTCCCCGTCGTAGTTCTTGCACGCCCAGACAAAACCGCCGGTGGACTTTAGCACCTGGGCCACCATGTCATCGATAAGCCGGTGCTCGTACCAGATCTTCAGCTTGTCAAACTCCGTCTTGTAGTGCCTGGGAGCCAGAGCAGctgtcagcagtgctgcagtggGCGTGAGTGCCACGGGGCGCGGGGCCCCCACCCCAGGCCCCGGAGCCACCCCCAGGAGGGGCAGgcggctgccccccccccagctccatgcAGACCAGCAGCCCGGCCAGGTCCGTACTTATCGAAGATCTCCTGGAAGAGGTCTTTGAAGCGCCCGTCGTAGGCTTTGAGGATGGTGTTCTTGGTGCTCATGTAGAGAGGCCACTTCTTCTGGATGGCGTACTGGAAGCAGCTGTGAGCGAAGCCCGAGATGGACTGCAACGAACGAGTGCAGACGCTGCGGTCAGCAGGGACCCAGGCTCCTCGGCTGCCCCGCAGCGCTGCGGGACCCCCGCCCCGCCAGCCTGGCCATGAACCCACAGCAGGGCCATGCCAGCCCACGGGACCCCAATGCCCCCCGCCAGTACCTCGTCTGTGTTATACATGCCCATGCCCACGCCGCCGCCGGGGAAGTTGTACACCTCCCACTCCTTCACCCCACTGCCGTCCTTCGGCGTGAAGACCATCTTGAACGTCCCGGACTTGTTCACCACGAAGTCGGTGGCTTTGTACTGCAGGGGCGGCACGGGGTGtcactgcagggctgggggggacgGCCGGCACCCCTGGGCGCTGCGCTGGCCACCCCGCGGGCTACCTGGTCGCCGTGGGCATGCCTGCCGATGGTGATGGGCTTGGTCCAGCCGGGCACCAGGCGGGGGATGTTCTTGCAGATGATGGGCTCCCGGAACACCGTCCCGCCCAGGATGTTCCGGATGGTCCCGTTGGGGCTCTTCCACATCTTCTTCAGCTTGAACTCTGGGACGCAAAGAGGTGAGGCGTGGGACACCAGGCACAGCCCGGCACAGCACACAGCCCCCCAGCGCCACAGGTTCTGCCAGACCCCACCGCCAGCCAGatggaggcaggagctggcgACCGGGGGGGCTCAGCTCCCCgccgtgctgctgcccccccccgcaGCAGGTGCTCAGCCCCATTCCCTCGCCCCCCTGCCCACCTTCCACCCTGGCTTCGTCCGGAGTGATGGTGGCACACTTGACAGCCACGCTGTACTTCTGGGTGGCCAGCGCCGAGTCGATGGTGACCTGGTCGTCCGTCTTGTCCCGGTGCGGCAGGCCCAGGTCAAAATACTTCAGCTGGACGTCCACATTGGGCAGGATCAGCTGGGGGGGCAGCAGTGTGTCAGAGCCGGGGGAGGCACAGGAgtgcccaggagcagcaccaggcactgcGGTatggccagccccagccccctgccccgactgggccccctccccagggcccTCCCCACCCGCCGGACGGCACACGGGTTGCACCAGCTGCTtcctgcagacagacagacacgcagacagacagacacacagacagacggagggcagagggcagggacCACCTGTTCCCTGCACAGCACCCGCCAGCTCCGCGCGTGCAGCGCCCGCCCGTTTCCCGTACAGCAGGGAGGggcccggccccgtgcccccccgcCGGGACCCCGCTACCTTCTCCTTGATGAAGGCCCAGATGATCCGCGTCATCTCGTCTCCGTCCATCTCCACCACCGGGTTGGCCACCTTGATCCGCTTGTCGGCATCTGGGCAGCGGGGGCACGGCTCAGGGGCGCACGCCCGGCCCCGGGCGCAGGTCGGGGCACAGAGCCCCGCGTGGGGCCGGACACGGCCCAGGTGCAAACCCCTCTTGGGGCTGGACCCGGGTGCGAATTCGGGTGCAAAACCCCGCCTGGGCCCAGGCCCAGCCCCGCTGCAAGCTTCCACGGGGGTGGCCACAGGCCGGAGCACAAACCGCACCAGGGTGGGGGtcagggtgctgggctgcaaAACCTGCGTGGGACCG is part of the Cygnus atratus isolate AKBS03 ecotype Queensland, Australia chromosome 11, CAtr_DNAZoo_HiC_assembly, whole genome shotgun sequence genome and encodes:
- the IDH2 gene encoding isocitrate dehydrogenase [NADP], mitochondrial, producing MAARYLRAVPALSRAAGLPRCPPAAAAAALGPSGPRRHYADKRIKVANPVVEMDGDEMTRIIWAFIKEKLILPNVDVQLKYFDLGLPHRDKTDDQVTIDSALATQKYSVAVKCATITPDEARVEEFKLKKMWKSPNGTIRNILGGTVFREPIICKNIPRLVPGWTKPITIGRHAHGDQYKATDFVVNKSGTFKMVFTPKDGSGVKEWEVYNFPGGGVGMGMYNTDESISGFAHSCFQYAIQKKWPLYMSTKNTILKAYDGRFKDLFQEIFDKHYKTEFDKLKIWYEHRLIDDMVAQVLKSTGGFVWACKNYDGDVQSDILAQGFGSLGLMTSVLVCPDGKTIEAEAAHGTVTRHYREHQKGRPTSTNPIASIFAWTRGLEHRGKLDSNPELMKFAQTLEKVCVETVESGTMTKDLAGCIHGLANVKLNEHFVNTTDFLDAIKNNLDKALGKK